The Dehalococcoidia bacterium DNA window GCACCCTGCCGGCAGCCTTGTTCTCTCGCTAAGGTTTGCATGGTCGAGGAGGCCTTCATCCACCGCTTAGGGGTGCCCTGGAATGACCCCGCCCTTTTGCGTCAAGCCCTGGTGCACGCCTCCTATGCCAACGAACATCCGGAGGCCCGCCCCTCCAACGAGCGTCTGGAGTTTCTCGGCGACGCCTTCCTGGACTTCGTCGTGGCGGAGGAACTGTTCCGCAGGTGTCCCCACCTGCCCGAAGGTGACCTAACAGCTCTGCGTTCGGCAGTGGTGGAGGGAAAGGCTTTGGCCCAGGTGGCGTCCCTGTTGGGCATTTCTGAGGTTTTGCTCCTGGGCAAAGGGGAGGAGGCGAGCGGGGGACGGGAACGTCCCTCTACCCTGGCGGGAGCCTTTGAGGCCCTAGTGGGGGCGGTGCTCCTGGACCAGGGCTACCCGAGGGCACGGGAGTTCGTCCTGCGCGCCCTGGGCCCTCTCCTGGAAAGGGTGGTGGCTCAAGGCGCCCCCAAAGACCCCAAGTCCCTTCTGCAGGAGCGCCTGCAAGCAGAAGGCAAAGGCCTGCCCGAATATCGCTCAGGGGAAGTGCACGAGGGAGGACAGGAGCGCCTGTTTGTGGCCGAGGTGCTGGTGCATGGGGAAGTGGTGGGGCGGGGATGGGGCACTCGCAAAAGCCTCGCCGAGCAGGAGGCCGCCCGCCAAGCCCTGGCCCGTTTGTATCCCGAAAAGGGTTAAGTGTGCCCTAGCGTTACAATAGGGGTGTAAGGAGGCGGGATGGCGACCTTCGAGGAGCGCGTCGCCCGTCAGGAGGGCGTTCTGGAGCAGGTGAACGAGCGCCTGGGCAACCTGGAGCGGGGTGTAGATGCCTTGCGCCCGGAGATGGGCACGCGCTTTGAGGCCCAACGCCAGGAGATGACCCTACGCTTTGAGGCCCAGCGCCAAGGGATGATCAACCTGCGGCGGGACGTGGACACCCCCTCCTGTGG harbors:
- the rnc gene encoding ribonuclease III; this translates as MVEEAFIHRLGVPWNDPALLRQALVHASYANEHPEARPSNERLEFLGDAFLDFVVAEELFRRCPHLPEGDLTALRSAVVEGKALAQVASLLGISEVLLLGKGEEASGGRERPSTLAGAFEALVGAVLLDQGYPRAREFVLRALGPLLERVVAQGAPKDPKSLLQERLQAEGKGLPEYRSGEVHEGGQERLFVAEVLVHGEVVGRGWGTRKSLAEQEAARQALARLYPEKG